The genomic interval GTTCGTGGTGGTCCGCTCAAGAGGCCCGAGATCGAGTGTGGTTTCGAAAACACGCGTCTCGGGCATCAGGTGATCGAGCCGAACACACTCGACTGTGAGTTCGTTGCCGGCCTGGTTCTCGATGCCAGCCCAGTTCGTCAGTGTATCTGGTGTTTCGGGGTCTGCCCACTGAACTAACCGTTCCGTCACCCGGTGTTCAACAGATGGTTCGACTGGCACCATGACGAAGGGATTTCGAATTCCTCGCCGTTCGCCACTTGCGAAGTCGACCAATTCCTCGGTAAATCTCTTGAGCGGGTTTCGCGTCGACGTCATTTGATAATCACACCTCCATCGATCTGTTCGATCGTCAGCTTCCTCGACTTCACGAGACGCTCAAATTGGCTCTTGAGTGCAGACTCATCGCCGAATAGCACACCTACGCCTTCGATTTCCTCGGGTCGAGTCCCACCGACCAACTGCTCTACAGTCTCGTACTTTTCTCGATACGTGTCGACTCGGTCCTCAGTGAGGCTGTCCCAATCCGTCGTTGAGGATACCGTCCCGAGCGCTCGTTTCAATGTGCGTTCGTCATGAGTTCCTGGTTCCCGGTTCGTTAGCGCACTAATGCAGGCTTGGATGCTTTCATGTGTATCTTTGAAGTGCCGAAGTGGGCGGAGATATCCGGACTGGAATCCATCGTGAACGCTGTGCTCAGGGAGCTGTAGGGGCGGGATCAGCCATTGATGCCCCTCGAGTTCCGTCACTAGCGATTTCGCGTTGGTCTCTGCCACTTGAGCCGACCAATCCTCTTCAAGCGCTGAAATTGCAGTCAATCGGGCATCCAGTGACTGATCAAAGGACTGCC from Halobellus litoreus carries:
- a CDS encoding BREX protein BrxB domain-containing protein, whose translation is MTSTRNPLKRFTEELVDFASGERRGIRNPFVMVPVEPSVEHRVTERLVQWADPETPDTLTNWAGIENQAGNELTVECVRLDHLMPETRVFETTLDLGPLERTTTNAVTETLETSLADELIGKLVEGQLKGENAQQHILLLVNLGSLYPFTRASELLDEMDRRNVNTTIGIPFPGSIRGGKLSFFNEDARHYYPAHRIDEKITEVYLDD